In Nocardioides bizhenqiangii, the DNA window CTCAGGACGAGCGGCGGCCGCGGCCGGCCGCCAGGTCGACGAGGCCATCGACCGTCTGGTCTGGTACGCCGGATGGGCCGACAAGCTCGGCCAGGTCGTCGGCAACGCCAACCCCGTGGCCGGGCCGTTCTTCAACCACTCCGCACCCGAGCCCACCGGCGTCGTCGGCGTGCTCGCGCCCCAGGCGTCGTCGCTGCTCGGCCTGGTGAGCGTGGTCGCCCCGGTCATCGTCACCGGCAACACATCGGTCGTCGTTTCGTCGTACTCCCGCCCGCTGCCGGCGGTCACCTTCGCCGAGGTGCTCGCGACCTCCGACGTGCCGGGCGGCGTGGTCAACCTGCTGACGGGTGACGCGGCGACCCTCGGCCCCTGGCTGGCGGCGCACATGGACGTGAACGCGATCGACCTGACCGGCATCGCCGGTGACGAGGAGACGGCGACGGCGCTCGAGGTGGCGGCCGCCGACAACCTCAAGCGGGTCCGCCGCGCGCCCGCGGCCGAGCCCTCCTGGGCCGACGCTCCGGCGCTGGCGACGATGACCGACTTCGTCGAGACCAAGACCGTCTGGCACCCGATCGGCGTCTGAGCACGCCCGTTCTGACTAGGAGATCCCCGCCGTTAGGCGGTGGAGGTACCCCCGCGCGCCGGTAAGACTTCGAGTCGTACCCGTTGTCACATTTGGTCAATTGTGAGACGGTACCGGAACTGATACCAAAGTGACGGGCGTGTCGCCCGTTACCAAGACTGGGGGTCATGGTATGGGGCTTCGACCCAGAAGCACCTCGTCGATCGTCGCGATGCTGGCGTTGGTGGCCGGCCTGACGACCGTCGCCACCAGTGGCACCCCCGCAGGCGCTGACGACGGCGACGGGACGTCTCAGGCGACCACCACCAGGCTCAAGCCGGCGCTGCAGGGCCTGGTCGTCACGCAACCCCAGGCCCTCTCGACCGTCCCGTACGCCGACTTCGGCTCGATGAAGCTGCCGTGGAACACCGTCGAGAAGCGGCCCGGGGTCTACGACTTCTCAGCAGTCGACCAGGCCCTGGGGGCCCATCCCGGGGTCCAGTTCCGCCTGCGGTTCATGGCCGGGATCCACGCCCCGCAGTGGGTCAAGGACGACTCGGGCGGCTGCGTGCTGATCGAGCCGAACTCCCCGAACGGCAACACCGGCTGCGCTCCGCGCTTCTGGACCGATTCCTTCCACCACGACTACGTCGCGCTGATGCGGGCGGTCGCCGCCAGGTACGAGTCCGACCCGCAGGTCGTCGAGGTCACCAACAGCGAGTGCACCACGGTGTACTCGGAGCCCTTCATCCTGGGGGCCGACAACACGTCCATCGACCGGTTGTGGCGCGCGGGGTACACCAAGCAAGGGCACGAGACCTGCCTGCGGCGCTCGACCAGCGCGATGATGAGCCTGCTCCCGACCACCCGGGTGTCCGTCGCCGGTCACAGCAAGTGGCAGTTCATCGTCCAGGGACCCGGCGGGCCGGACGACGGCATCTACGCGGCGTCGTGGGAGGACGAGCGGGCGATGCTCAACGAGCTGAGCGCCGCCTACGGCAGCCGGTTGGTCCTCGACGACCACGGCCTCGGCCCCGACGACACGGTCTGTCCGACGCCCGGCCAGTCCCGCCCGACCGCGACCAGCTGGTACTGCTACATGTCGGGGCTCCACGCCTCGCCGGCGGCGTACGGGTGGCAGTTCACGCTCAACGGCGGTTCGATGGCGGCCGCCGCCGACGCCGGCGTCGGGATGGGTGCGTGCTTCCTGGAGTACGCCGCGTTCCAGTCCCTCGACGTGACGAAGCGCCGTCAGGTCCACGACGACCTCCTCACCAACTGCGCGGACGCGGGCACGGACCCGGGCACGGACCCGACCCTCACCAACGAGACCGCTCCGCAGGTCACCGGCACGCCGGAGCTCGGTCAGCAGCTGACGGCCGACCCCGGCACCTGGTCCGCCCAGCCGGAGACCGTCTCCTACCAGTGGCTGCGCATGGGCAGGCCGATCTTCGACGCGACCGATCCGACGTACTGGGTGCGTCCGGCCGACGCCGGCCGCCGGATCACGGTCCGGGTGACGGCGACCCACGCGGACTACGCCGACGGCCAGGCAACCAGCGCGCCGCTGCGGGTGGCGAGGCTCGACACGAACACCCGGGCCCGGCTGCCGAAGAAGCTGTGGCACTCGCGCCGGCCGAAGGTCGTGATCGCGGTGACGGCCGAGGGCGCCCCGGCGTGGGGTCGGGTCATCGTCACCAGTCACGGCCGCCGGGTCGGGGCGGCCCGGCTGCACAACGGCTGGGTCAGGCTGCAGGTGCACCGGATGAAGCCCGGTCGGCACCGGCTGATCGCCCGCTTCCCGGCGAACGCGGCGATGAAGTACTCGAGGTCGGCACCCATGCGGGTGATCATCAAGCGCTGAGGGCACCCGTCTAAGGTGGGTCGGTGCCCGCCCGTGTGATCGTGCTCGCCGGCCCGTCCGGCTCCGGGAAGTCCCGGCTCGCCGAGCGGCTCCGGCACCGGTTCGGCTGGCCGACGATGCGGCTCGACGACTTCTACCGCGACGGCGACGAGCCCGACCTGCCGCGCATCACCAGCGGCAGCAACGCCGGCCTGGTCGACTGGGACCACCCCGGCACCTGGCACCGCGAGGACGCGGTCGCCGCGCTGCTCGAGCTGTGCCGCACCGGCGCGACCGACGTGCCCGAGTACTCGATCTCCGAGAGCCGTCGCACCGGCGCCCAGCGGCTCGACATCGGCCGGGCGGAGGTCTTCTGCGCGGAGGGGATCTTCGCGCCCGACGTGGTGCAGGCCTGTCGCGAGGCAGGCGTGCTCGAGGCGGCGTACTGCATCACCCAGCACCGCGCCGTCACCTTCTGGCGCCGGCTGACGCGCGACCTGCGCGAGCACCGCAAGCCGCCGTTGGTGCTCGTGCGTCGCGGACTAGCGCTCGCCCGCGCGCAGCGCGAGGTGGTACGGCGCGCGACCGACGTGGGCTGTCGGGTGGCGACCGGCGACCGTGCGTACGACGAGATCGTGGCCGACCACCGCCACAACGGCCGGAGCAGCCAGGGCAGCCGGCGTGGACTGGCCGGCTGACCTGCGTCCGGCCGCGCTGAAGCAGCCGGATGCGCGCAGCTGCGGCGCCGCCAGCGTGGTCGCGGCGAGGGTCCTCCTGACGTCCTGGCGGCCGGACGATCCCGGGACCGCGATCCGGTCCGAGCACCGTCGGCTGACGTCCTCGCACAGCCACCGCGAACGGTTCCAGGTGCCGTGGCCGCGACGGCTCGGCACCCCGCCCTGGGCGGTCGCCAACGCCCTGACCGCGCTCACGGGCGAGCGGATCGCGACCGTGAACGCGCGGCCGCGCCCGGGCCTGGGCTACGACGTGCTGGTCGAGCAGGTCCGCACCCGCCCTGTCGGCGTGTACGTCGGCAACCGGTGGCTCCCCCGCCACGTCGTCCTGGCGATCGCCGCGGCCGACGACGGCGCCGCCGTCCGCGTCTTCGACCCAGCCCGCGGCGACCTGGTCGCCGTGCCGCGCGAGCGCTGGCAGACGCATCGGGTCGGCGCCGGCCGGTGGTCCCACCTCTGGTTCGTCCTGTAGCCCCCGCCGACCCGGCGCGTCTGAACGAGCCGGGTCGGCGTTCAGATGAGCCGGGTCGGCGTTCAGATGAGCCGGGTCGGCGTTCAGATCAGCCGGGTCGGCGTTCAGATCAGCCGGGTCGGCGTTCAGATCAGCCGGGTCGGCGTTCAGATGAGCCGGGTCGGAGGGTCAGCGGTGGTCGGCGTACCAGGGCTTGATGACGTCCATGATCAGCCGGTAGCGCTCGTCGTAGGGCAGGAAGGCCGACTTCATCGCGTTGACGGTGAGCCACTCGACCTTGGGCAGTCCCCACCCGAACGCCTCGCAGAGCAGCCGGTGCTCCTCGGTCATCGACGTGCCGCTCATCAGCCGGTTGTCGGTGTTGACGGTCACCCGGAACCGGAGGTCGGCGAGCAGACCGATCGGGTGCTCGCCGATGGAGGTCGCGGCGCCGGTCTGCAGGTTCGACGACGGGCACATCTCGAGCGGGATCCGCTTGTCGCGGACGTACGACGCGAGCCGGCCGAGCTTCGCCGTGCCGTCCTCCGCCACCGCGATGTCGTCGATGATCCGGACGCCGTGGCCGAGCCGGTCTGCGCCGCACCACTGGACCGCCTCCCAGATCGACGGCAGCCCGAACGCCTCGCCGGCGTGGCACGTGGCGTGGCCGTTCTCCTGGCGGACGTAGTCGAAGGCGTCGAGGAAGCGGGTCGGCGGGTAGCCGGCCTCGGGACCGGCGATGTCGAAGCCGGCGACGCCCTGGTCGCGGTAGCGGATTGCCAGTTCGGCGATCTCCAGCGAGGGCGCGGCCTGCCGCATCGCGGTCACCAGCTGACGTACGACGATCCGGCCGCCGCTCGCCTCGACGCCCTGGTCGAACCCCTCCTGGACGGCGGCGACCACCTGGTCGAGGGTCAAGCCCTGCTGGACGTGGAGCTCGGGGGCGTAGCGGATCTCGGCGTAGACGACCCCGTCTGCTGCGAGGTCCTCGGCGCACTCGCGCGCGACCCGGGTGAGCGCCGCCGCGCTCTGCATCACCCCGACGGTGTGCTCGAACGTCTCGAGGTAGCGCACCAGCGAGCCGGAGTCGGCGGCCTCCGCGAACCAGACGCCGAGCGCCTCGGCGTCGGTGGTCGGCAGCTCGTGGCCGGCCTCCGCGGCGAGCTCGACGATGGTCGCCGGCCGTAGCCCACCGTCGAGATGGTCGTGCAGCAGGACCTTCGGCGCGGACCTCAGCTCGTCAACGGTGGGCACGCGTGTAGGTTCCATGCCGAGCATTGTTCCACCGGGTCAAACCAGCCAGGTACCAGTCATGAAGGAGACGGCCGATGCGGGTCTTCACAACGTTCGATGAGCTCGAGGCGGCCGCCGGCGAGGAGCTCGGCACGAGCGAGTGGATCACCATCGACCAGCGGCGGGTCAACCTGTTCGCGGACGCC includes these proteins:
- a CDS encoding aldehyde dehydrogenase family protein, whose translation is MARIDVRKTYKLYIGGAFPRSESGHSYEVQDSKGKFVANAAKASRKDVRDAVVAARKAFPGWAGRTAYNRAQILYRIAEVMEDRRPQFVQAVQQSEGPSTGSGRAAAAAGRQVDEAIDRLVWYAGWADKLGQVVGNANPVAGPFFNHSAPEPTGVVGVLAPQASSLLGLVSVVAPVIVTGNTSVVVSSYSRPLPAVTFAEVLATSDVPGGVVNLLTGDAATLGPWLAAHMDVNAIDLTGIAGDEETATALEVAAADNLKRVRRAPAAEPSWADAPALATMTDFVETKTVWHPIGV
- a CDS encoding ATP-binding protein — encoded protein: MPARVIVLAGPSGSGKSRLAERLRHRFGWPTMRLDDFYRDGDEPDLPRITSGSNAGLVDWDHPGTWHREDAVAALLELCRTGATDVPEYSISESRRTGAQRLDIGRAEVFCAEGIFAPDVVQACREAGVLEAAYCITQHRAVTFWRRLTRDLREHRKPPLVLVRRGLALARAQREVVRRATDVGCRVATGDRAYDEIVADHRHNGRSSQGSRRGLAG
- a CDS encoding adenosine deaminase, with the protein product MEPTRVPTVDELRSAPKVLLHDHLDGGLRPATIVELAAEAGHELPTTDAEALGVWFAEAADSGSLVRYLETFEHTVGVMQSAAALTRVARECAEDLAADGVVYAEIRYAPELHVQQGLTLDQVVAAVQEGFDQGVEASGGRIVVRQLVTAMRQAAPSLEIAELAIRYRDQGVAGFDIAGPEAGYPPTRFLDAFDYVRQENGHATCHAGEAFGLPSIWEAVQWCGADRLGHGVRIIDDIAVAEDGTAKLGRLASYVRDKRIPLEMCPSSNLQTGAATSIGEHPIGLLADLRFRVTVNTDNRLMSGTSMTEEHRLLCEAFGWGLPKVEWLTVNAMKSAFLPYDERYRLIMDVIKPWYADHR